One region of Thermoplasmata archaeon genomic DNA includes:
- the oah gene encoding 6-oxocyclohex-1-ene-1-carbonyl-CoA hydratase — MSLDWLPKDDVLRDHELWGEEHFSKEAPGVMYEKRPILDPSGKPVEGLHAAWIILNNPAQYNSYTTEMVKGVIAGFNKASMDRRAVAAVFTAVGDKAFCTGGNTKEYAEYYSKRPAEYGSYMDLFNGMVDAILNCKKPVICRVNGMRVAGGQEIGMACDLSISSDLAVFGQAGPRHGSAPDGGSTDFLPWYLGIEDAMWSCISCELWSAYKMKLKGLLSKVVPVIKEGERWVRNPLVITDKYIEDGEIVYGEFKTGEEAKRAREYLKSAKTDFTLLDKSVNDVIWTFTNLFPGCLIKSIDGIRLKKKFFWDQAKVINRHWLAANMSTEAFLGFNAFNTKKLTGTDVIDFIRYRQLLAEGRRVDEALEGAVLAKPARKEDQ, encoded by the coding sequence ATGTCTCTGGATTGGCTACCGAAGGATGATGTGTTGAGGGACCACGAGCTCTGGGGCGAGGAGCACTTCAGCAAGGAAGCTCCGGGCGTGATGTACGAGAAAAGGCCCATTCTCGACCCCTCCGGGAAACCGGTCGAGGGCCTCCACGCGGCCTGGATTATCCTGAACAACCCAGCCCAGTACAACTCCTACACGACGGAGATGGTCAAAGGGGTCATCGCAGGCTTCAACAAAGCTTCGATGGACAGGAGGGCCGTGGCGGCGGTCTTCACGGCTGTGGGCGACAAGGCCTTCTGCACAGGGGGGAACACGAAGGAGTATGCGGAGTACTACTCCAAGAGGCCTGCAGAGTACGGGTCCTACATGGATTTGTTCAATGGAATGGTTGACGCGATTCTTAACTGCAAGAAGCCCGTTATATGTCGCGTGAACGGCATGAGAGTCGCGGGCGGACAGGAGATCGGGATGGCCTGCGACCTCTCGATTTCATCCGACCTCGCAGTCTTCGGCCAGGCCGGACCGCGGCACGGCTCCGCGCCCGACGGCGGGAGCACCGACTTCCTCCCCTGGTACCTGGGCATTGAGGACGCGATGTGGAGCTGCATCTCGTGCGAGCTATGGAGCGCCTACAAAATGAAGCTCAAGGGCCTGCTCAGTAAGGTCGTGCCTGTGATAAAGGAGGGGGAGAGGTGGGTCAGGAACCCGCTGGTCATTACCGATAAATACATTGAGGACGGGGAGATTGTTTACGGAGAGTTTAAAACAGGAGAGGAAGCGAAGAGGGCCAGAGAGTACCTGAAGAGCGCCAAGACTGACTTCACCCTGCTCGATAAATCTGTGAACGACGTCATTTGGACCTTCACGAATCTCTTCCCCGGATGCCTCATTAAATCAATAGATGGAATTCGGCTGAAGAAGAAGTTCTTCTGGGACCAGGCGAAGGTGATAAACAGGCACTGGCTCGCCGCTAACATGTCCACGGAGGCCTTCCTGGGCTTCAACGCCTTCAACACGAAGAAGCTCACGGGAACCGACGTGATAGACTTCATCAGGTACAGGCAGCTCCTCGCGGAGGGAAGGAGGGTGGACGAGGCCCTCGAGGGGGCGGTGCTGGCGAAGCCGGCGAGAAAAGAGGACCAGTGA